A DNA window from Candidatus Saccharibacteria bacterium oral taxon 955 contains the following coding sequences:
- a CDS encoding TrmH family RNA methyltransferase → MSEIIVIAHNIRSTHNVGSIFRTCEGFGVKRIILSGYTPYPELSLDPKNPSRAHIDSKVTQKDPRLPHVRQKITRDIHKTALGAEAIVPFEYHDTLDLGTLDIAGYRLVALEQAPNSIDIHRYQPTNKIALLLGEEVHGIEPELLKKVHDTIEIPMCGKKESFNVSVATGIALYALTS, encoded by the coding sequence ATGTCAGAAATTATCGTAATCGCTCACAATATCCGCTCAACCCATAACGTCGGTAGTATTTTTCGTACCTGCGAAGGTTTTGGCGTGAAACGTATTATCCTCAGTGGCTACACGCCCTACCCCGAGCTTTCTCTAGACCCCAAAAACCCCTCGCGTGCTCATATCGATAGCAAGGTAACCCAAAAAGACCCTAGGTTACCTCACGTTCGGCAAAAGATCACGCGCGACATCCACAAAACTGCCCTTGGCGCAGAAGCAATCGTCCCATTTGAATATCACGACACACTAGATCTAGGCACGCTAGATATAGCGGGTTATCGACTAGTGGCGCTTGAGCAAGCCCCGAACTCTATCGACATACATCGCTATCAACCAACCAACAAGATTGCCCTGTTGCTTGGCGAAGAAGTTCACGGAATCGAGCCAGAACTTCTCAAAAAAGTCCACGACACCATAGAAATCCCTATGTGTGGCAAAAAAGAGTCGTTTAATGTTTCTGTAGCCACCGGTATCGCACTCTATGCGCTTACATCCTAG
- the dnaE gene encoding DNA polymerase III subunit alpha — protein MSDSTEGSTKNDTSLMPDGSGKIAKRGNDLKPSDFVHLHNHTYHSVLDGLTKVDELAAKVKEFGMEAAAVTDHGTLSGVLDYYKAAKAEGIKPILGIETYVAARSRFDRDPSKDKQRFHLTVLAMNNQGYQNLMKLSTRANLEGMYYKPRVDHDLLEELNEGLIVLSGCASGEVADALRNDDYDKAKQTAQWYRGVFGDRYYLELQDHGHPKSNTHWDVQAKINDGIMKLSKELSIDMVVTCDGHYLTHDHQDAHEILLCVGTGAYLSDEKRMSLKEFELHLTDPRDIIDHWGDEYPEVVRNTKKVADRCNVELELGKILIPKYPVPGGGTEHDYLKQLVYRGLANRYLKMSREETSKLEPDDIIPKLGDNVRDRAKMEIDVMANMGYEGYFLIVQDFINWGKDRGIVFGPGRGSAAGSIIAYALNITDLDPLKYGLLFERFLNPDRISMPDIDVDIQDTRRDEVIQYCAEKYGEDHVSNIVTFGKMFGRMAVRDVARVLQVPYAESDRLAKLVPPPNQGRHIPLSKSIVDDVDLRHEYENNPTAKEVLDYAIQLEGTIRSHGVHACGVVIAPDDLVKYIPLEMAQKGVVATQFPMGEVEELGLLKMDFLGLSNLTIINNAMRIIRKVYKEEVNLSELPLDDEPTFELFQRGDTTGVFQLESAGMKRYLRGLKPTVFEDIIAMVALYRPGPMQFIDSFIKRKHGQEKITYLHEGMRSSLENTYGILVYQEQFMQISKEWCGFTGGQADTLRKAVGKKKIDLMKKVKPEFVEGAIKVGGATKEIAEQFWGALEEFANYCFNKSHAACYALIAYWTAYLKAHYPDAFMAALMTSDHDDIDRLAIEITECRHMGITVLNPDVNQSYVEFAVVPAAKQIRFGMAAVKGVGVAAVEEIIRARDTGGKFVSVEDFAKRVSASKVNRKAWEALIKAGAFDSLGDRSDLLFNLDSILAFSSKLQKEALSGQVDMFAALGGDNLMPSIELKTSPVKYTEKEQLMWERELLGLYISAHPLDNYDAFFEEQTIPLRSVTPKIDGQKVTIGGLVATIRTIVTKSGTKMAFVGLEDKTGEGEVIVFPKLYEQLGDSLRQDVVLKVTGNVSARDREGNLGDEAKMIADQIDIVSDKELREYESHGRKMVAPTTQATVSRKRYQAKNKPVESTPKAVKSASVNNQPREAVDVPLETLPTAYVRVANPDDHEKLLALKKTCGLHPGQSDIIMVLGDNKSSAIRLPFRVDLAGELRSRLIELLGDECVAIK, from the coding sequence ATGAGTGATTCTACGGAGGGGTCGACAAAAAATGATACTTCGCTGATGCCAGATGGTTCTGGCAAGATAGCAAAGCGTGGAAATGATCTCAAGCCGAGTGATTTCGTACATCTACACAATCACACCTATCACTCGGTCCTAGACGGCTTGACAAAAGTTGATGAGCTGGCTGCAAAGGTCAAAGAGTTTGGCATGGAGGCGGCGGCGGTGACTGACCACGGTACACTAAGCGGCGTTCTCGATTACTACAAAGCGGCAAAGGCCGAGGGAATTAAGCCGATTCTTGGGATTGAGACTTATGTCGCGGCACGTTCGCGTTTCGACCGTGATCCGAGCAAAGACAAACAGCGTTTTCACCTGACGGTTCTAGCAATGAATAATCAGGGCTACCAAAATCTCATGAAACTTTCGACCAGAGCGAACCTAGAGGGGATGTACTATAAGCCGCGAGTTGATCATGACCTGCTCGAGGAGCTAAACGAAGGGCTGATTGTGTTATCTGGTTGTGCGAGCGGTGAGGTTGCTGATGCTTTACGAAATGATGATTACGACAAAGCGAAGCAGACAGCTCAGTGGTATCGAGGTGTATTTGGCGATAGATACTATCTAGAACTACAGGATCATGGACATCCAAAATCCAACACGCACTGGGATGTTCAGGCAAAAATTAACGATGGTATCATGAAGCTCTCAAAAGAGCTATCGATCGACATGGTGGTAACCTGTGATGGACATTACCTCACACACGACCACCAGGACGCGCACGAGATATTGCTCTGTGTTGGAACGGGAGCGTATTTGTCGGACGAAAAGCGTATGAGCCTCAAAGAATTTGAGCTTCATCTGACTGATCCACGTGACATAATCGACCACTGGGGCGATGAATATCCCGAGGTCGTGCGCAACACCAAAAAAGTCGCCGATCGCTGTAATGTCGAGCTTGAGCTAGGCAAAATCTTGATTCCTAAATATCCTGTTCCTGGTGGCGGTACGGAGCATGACTACCTGAAGCAGTTGGTTTATCGTGGTCTAGCAAATCGCTACCTCAAGATGTCGCGTGAGGAGACGAGTAAGCTCGAGCCAGATGATATAATTCCAAAGCTCGGCGACAATGTTCGTGATCGTGCGAAGATGGAGATAGATGTCATGGCCAATATGGGCTACGAGGGGTATTTCCTAATTGTTCAAGATTTTATCAACTGGGGAAAAGACCGCGGTATTGTATTTGGCCCAGGGCGTGGTTCGGCGGCGGGGAGCATTATCGCCTATGCTCTAAATATCACCGATCTTGATCCTCTGAAATATGGCTTACTATTTGAGCGTTTTCTAAACCCTGATCGTATCAGTATGCCAGATATTGATGTCGACATTCAGGATACGCGTCGTGACGAGGTGATTCAGTATTGCGCCGAAAAATATGGCGAGGATCATGTTAGCAACATCGTTACATTTGGTAAAATGTTTGGTCGCATGGCGGTGCGTGATGTCGCCCGTGTGTTGCAGGTGCCGTATGCCGAGAGCGATCGTTTAGCAAAGCTTGTTCCGCCGCCAAACCAGGGTAGGCATATTCCACTCAGTAAAAGTATTGTCGATGATGTTGATCTGAGGCATGAGTATGAAAACAACCCAACCGCCAAAGAGGTGTTGGATTATGCGATTCAGCTTGAGGGGACGATTCGTAGCCATGGCGTACATGCCTGTGGAGTGGTGATTGCGCCCGATGATCTGGTGAAATATATCCCACTTGAAATGGCGCAAAAAGGTGTGGTTGCTACTCAATTCCCAATGGGTGAGGTCGAAGAGCTAGGTCTACTCAAGATGGACTTTTTGGGTCTATCTAACCTCACGATTATAAATAACGCCATGCGCATCATCCGTAAAGTTTACAAAGAGGAGGTTAATCTCTCCGAGCTACCGCTTGATGATGAGCCGACTTTTGAGTTATTCCAGCGCGGTGATACGACTGGCGTATTCCAGCTTGAGTCGGCTGGCATGAAACGATATTTGCGTGGTCTTAAGCCAACGGTTTTTGAGGATATTATCGCGATGGTTGCTCTGTATCGACCGGGGCCGATGCAATTTATTGATAGCTTTATCAAGCGTAAGCATGGACAGGAAAAAATTACTTATCTACACGAAGGTATGCGTAGTTCGCTTGAAAACACCTACGGAATCCTCGTTTACCAAGAGCAGTTCATGCAGATTTCAAAAGAATGGTGTGGGTTTACTGGCGGTCAGGCGGACACGTTGCGTAAAGCAGTGGGCAAAAAGAAGATCGATTTGATGAAAAAGGTCAAACCAGAGTTTGTCGAAGGTGCGATTAAGGTTGGTGGCGCTACCAAGGAGATTGCCGAGCAATTTTGGGGTGCGCTAGAGGAGTTTGCAAATTACTGTTTCAATAAGAGCCACGCAGCGTGTTATGCATTAATCGCTTATTGGACAGCATATCTCAAGGCGCATTATCCTGATGCCTTTATGGCGGCTCTGATGACGAGTGACCATGACGATATCGATCGCTTGGCGATTGAGATTACCGAGTGTCGTCACATGGGTATCACGGTGCTAAATCCAGATGTCAACCAGTCGTATGTAGAATTTGCGGTGGTGCCAGCGGCCAAGCAGATTCGTTTTGGTATGGCGGCGGTCAAAGGCGTAGGGGTTGCTGCGGTAGAAGAAATTATCAGGGCACGAGACACAGGCGGTAAATTTGTAAGTGTCGAAGATTTCGCGAAACGTGTTAGCGCTAGCAAGGTGAATCGTAAGGCCTGGGAGGCGCTTATCAAGGCGGGAGCGTTTGATAGTTTGGGTGATCGGTCTGACTTGCTGTTTAATCTTGATAGTATACTAGCGTTTTCATCGAAGTTGCAAAAAGAAGCTCTTTCGGGGCAAGTTGACATGTTTGCAGCTTTAGGTGGAGATAACCTCATGCCGAGTATCGAACTCAAGACCTCGCCAGTGAAATACACCGAAAAAGAACAACTAATGTGGGAGCGAGAGCTGCTAGGGCTGTATATATCGGCTCATCCGCTAGACAACTACGATGCGTTTTTTGAGGAGCAGACCATTCCTCTTAGAAGTGTCACACCTAAGATTGATGGCCAGAAAGTGACAATTGGTGGGCTGGTTGCGACGATTCGTACCATTGTTACGAAGTCTGGTACAAAGATGGCGTTTGTCGGGCTGGAGGATAAAACCGGCGAGGGTGAAGTGATTGTATTTCCAAAATTATACGAACAGCTGGGCGACTCGTTGCGTCAGGACGTTGTCCTGAAAGTGACCGGCAATGTTTCAGCACGTGACCGTGAGGGCAATCTCGGCGATGAGGCAAAGATGATTGCTGATCAGATTGATATCGTGAGCGACAAGGAGCTTCGTGAGTACGAGAGTCACGGACGCAAGATGGTCGCGCCGACTACTCAGGCTACCGTATCCCGTAAACGCTACCAGGCAAAGAATAAGCCCGTAGAATCAACGCCAAAAGCCGTAAAATCAGCGAGTGTCAATAACCAACCACGAGAAGCGGTTGATGTGCCACTTGAAACGTTGCCGACGGCTTATGTAAGGGTGGCGAATCCAGATGATCATGAAAAACTTCTCGCCCTCAAAAAGACTTGTGGGCTTCATCCTGGCCAGAGTGACATTATCATGGTGCTAGGTGATAATAAATCATCAGCAATTCGTCTGCCGTTTCGGGTTGACCTCGCAGGAGAGTTGCGTAGTCGGCTGATTGAACTGCTGGGTGATGAGTGTGTGGCGATTAAGTAG
- a CDS encoding YtxH domain-containing protein — MSKGKFALGAIIGAAAGVVAGILTAPKSGKETRADLRAKAEEMKASADKVASDVKAKGEKVYKDTRKQVETAVKDGKKTLDDYRDRAERAVNSAKAELSESKKKS; from the coding sequence ATGTCAAAAGGTAAATTTGCGCTTGGAGCAATCATTGGTGCGGCCGCTGGCGTTGTCGCTGGTATTCTCACGGCTCCAAAATCAGGCAAGGAAACTCGGGCTGATCTACGTGCAAAGGCCGAGGAGATGAAAGCTAGCGCTGACAAGGTAGCGTCTGACGTCAAGGCCAAGGGTGAAAAGGTCTACAAAGATACCCGTAAGCAGGTGGAAACTGCGGTCAAAGACGGCAAGAAAACGCTTGACGATTATCGCGATCGAGCTGAACGCGCCGTAAATAGCGCCAAAGCAGAGCTTAGCGAGAGCAAAAAGAAATCATAA
- a CDS encoding NTP transferase domain-containing protein: MKRPTKAIIPAAGFGTRFLPQTKAMPKEMLPLIDKPIIQYVVEELVAAGIKDIIIVGNANKRPIEDHFDLPSAELVANLKAGGPKKQPYIDVIEKVSSMANFIYVRQKGPYGNATPLLSAAHLIGDEPFIYTWADDFFTPEANSTQQMIDAYMKHGGGVFACKKAQADTEYDSYGFADGEIVGDGLMKMSKIIEKPGKDNAPSDLASVSGYLLPAEIMRYIERAEHDPRAGEFTFQPFVQQMIDDGHDFYAKEIVGADFYDTGNPLSYLKTVVDFGLAHPTFGVELAEYMKKRLEEKS; this comes from the coding sequence ATGAAACGACCGACAAAAGCAATTATCCCAGCGGCGGGATTTGGTACGCGGTTTTTGCCACAGACAAAAGCTATGCCAAAGGAAATGCTACCCTTAATCGATAAGCCAATTATTCAATATGTTGTTGAAGAGTTGGTAGCGGCGGGAATCAAAGATATCATTATTGTTGGTAACGCTAATAAACGACCTATCGAGGATCATTTCGACTTACCGAGCGCTGAACTTGTCGCCAATTTGAAGGCTGGTGGTCCAAAAAAACAGCCGTATATTGATGTTATCGAAAAAGTATCTAGTATGGCGAACTTTATCTACGTACGCCAAAAAGGTCCATATGGCAATGCGACGCCATTGCTTAGCGCCGCCCACCTGATCGGTGATGAACCGTTTATCTACACTTGGGCAGATGACTTTTTCACGCCAGAGGCCAACTCAACCCAGCAAATGATCGACGCTTATATGAAGCATGGTGGCGGTGTGTTTGCCTGTAAAAAAGCTCAAGCCGACACGGAGTACGATTCGTATGGGTTTGCTGATGGCGAAATTGTCGGAGATGGCTTGATGAAAATGTCAAAAATTATCGAGAAACCGGGCAAAGACAATGCTCCATCTGATCTTGCGAGCGTTTCTGGTTATCTGTTGCCAGCGGAAATTATGCGTTATATCGAGCGTGCCGAGCACGACCCTAGGGCGGGTGAGTTCACTTTCCAGCCGTTTGTTCAACAGATGATTGATGATGGTCATGATTTCTATGCAAAAGAAATTGTCGGAGCGGATTTTTATGACACTGGAAACCCACTCTCGTACTTGAAGACGGTTGTCGATTTTGGGCTAGCTCACCCTACATTTGGTGTTGAACTAGCTGAATATATGAAAAAGCGTCTTGAAGAAAAATCATAA
- the gatA gene encoding Asp-tRNA(Asn)/Glu-tRNA(Gln) amidotransferase subunit GatA gives MSIASLVSSVYSGATTARKEVEAALARAKSAEEYNAILNLTESRALERADKIDERIKKGENVGPLAGVPFVVKDNYLAFGAPSTAASKILENFDAPLQATVVERLESAGAICIGKSNLDAFAHGGSTENSAFGVTHNAIDKSKVAGGSSGGSAVVTALDIVPFALGSDTGGSIRQPASFNGVFGMKPTYGMSSRYGVIAMASSTDVMGCFARSAEDVALIESVMAGQDPRDMTTLPDYFEAKEKIAPGQRIGLITETMGEGVDKDVRAVVNNYAERLRAAGHTVEEVSMPSVKYALAIYYIVVPAEVSSNLARYDGIRYGRRAEGAKTLAELYGRSRAEGFVTENKRRIMIGSYVLSSGFFDAYYLQAQKARTVLINEFNELFKQYDFLLTPTAPTPAFGIGENVSDPVKMYLSDVMTVPASLAGLPAISIPAGVSGDGLPIGVQLIGKMKADADVIAMAGEVEVANGR, from the coding sequence ATGTCAATCGCTTCTCTCGTGTCGTCAGTCTATTCTGGTGCAACTACCGCTCGAAAAGAAGTAGAAGCAGCCTTAGCGCGCGCTAAGAGTGCCGAGGAATATAACGCAATCCTCAATTTGACCGAGTCTCGCGCTTTAGAGCGTGCTGACAAGATAGATGAACGTATTAAAAAGGGTGAAAATGTTGGTCCGCTGGCTGGTGTGCCGTTTGTTGTCAAGGATAATTATCTAGCATTTGGCGCTCCGTCGACGGCGGCTAGTAAGATTCTCGAAAACTTTGATGCGCCACTTCAGGCGACAGTTGTTGAAAGGCTTGAATCGGCTGGAGCGATTTGTATCGGCAAATCCAATCTAGACGCTTTTGCACATGGTGGATCGACCGAAAACTCAGCCTTTGGCGTGACACATAATGCGATTGACAAGTCAAAAGTGGCTGGTGGCTCAAGCGGTGGCTCGGCAGTTGTTACTGCGCTAGATATTGTGCCGTTTGCACTTGGCAGTGACACGGGTGGCTCAATTCGTCAGCCGGCAAGTTTCAACGGTGTATTTGGTATGAAGCCAACCTACGGTATGAGCAGTCGATACGGAGTTATTGCGATGGCGTCAAGTACCGATGTGATGGGTTGTTTTGCGAGGTCGGCCGAGGATGTTGCGTTGATCGAGAGCGTCATGGCGGGGCAGGATCCACGCGATATGACGACATTGCCTGATTATTTTGAAGCTAAAGAAAAAATTGCTCCTGGACAAAGGATTGGTCTTATTACAGAAACTATGGGCGAGGGCGTAGACAAAGACGTCAGGGCGGTTGTGAATAATTACGCTGAGAGGCTACGAGCGGCTGGACATACGGTCGAAGAAGTCAGCATGCCAAGCGTTAAGTATGCTCTAGCAATTTACTATATCGTAGTGCCGGCCGAGGTAAGTAGCAATCTAGCGCGTTATGATGGTATTCGCTATGGTCGTCGTGCCGAGGGTGCAAAAACCCTGGCAGAACTTTATGGGCGATCACGGGCTGAGGGTTTTGTTACCGAGAACAAGCGCCGTATCATGATCGGTAGCTATGTTCTCTCGAGTGGTTTCTTTGACGCTTACTATCTCCAGGCACAAAAAGCACGTACAGTGTTGATAAACGAATTCAACGAACTATTTAAACAATATGATTTCCTATTGACGCCAACTGCACCAACGCCAGCGTTTGGTATCGGTGAAAATGTGTCTGATCCTGTAAAAATGTACTTGTCAGATGTCATGACCGTACCAGCAAGCCTCGCTGGTCTGCCGGCAATTAGCATACCAGCTGGAGTCAGTGGCGACGGTCTGCCAATTGGCGTTCAGCTGATTGGTAAAATGAAAGCAGACGCCGACGTGATTGCTATGGCTGGTGAAGTGGAGGTCGCAAATGGACGCTAA
- the gatC gene encoding Asp-tRNA(Asn)/Glu-tRNA(Gln) amidotransferase subunit GatC translates to MSTITNDDARHLAQLSSLQLSDDEVADLQVDLKNILNYIDQLAELDTTGVEPTYQVTGLENIWRDDVIDVSSVGREQLLTLAPDQANDSVKVPQVL, encoded by the coding sequence ATGAGTACAATAACTAACGATGATGCGCGACACCTCGCACAGTTAAGCAGTTTGCAACTTTCTGATGATGAGGTTGCGGATCTTCAGGTCGACCTGAAGAATATTTTGAATTATATCGATCAATTAGCGGAGCTTGACACAACTGGTGTTGAGCCGACTTACCAGGTGACAGGACTTGAAAACATTTGGCGCGATGACGTTATTGATGTGTCATCGGTAGGGCGTGAACAGCTTCTCACTTTGGCGCCTGACCAGGCAAATGATAGCGTGAAAGTGCCACAGGTACTCTAA
- the uvrB gene encoding excinuclease ABC subunit UvrB, giving the protein MSKFRLSSKYQPTGDQPTAIARLVDGLEKGVKEQTLLGVTGSGKTFTMANIIAKRNTPTLVLAHNKTLAAQLFSEFKSFFPDNEVHYFVSYFDYYQPEAYIASSDTYIEKDSAINEEIDRLRHAATSALLSRRDVIIVASVSCIYGIGSPDDYAEMSIVVRRGERRVQDKFIRQLTDIQYSRNDIDFHRGTFRVRGDVVDVFPAGSDLAYRIEFFGDVVDRITQIDPLTGEILDEPASCSIFPSSHYVTPKEKVKRAIENIRLEYESRLAWFEKHDKYLEAQRLAQRTKYDLEMLEETGFVKGIENYSRYLTNREPGEQPATLLDYFPDDFLLLVDESHVTIPQVRGMYNGDRARKEVLVEYGFRLPSALDNRPLRFDEFERHINQVIYVSATPGQYELDHSPEPIQQIIRPTGLLDPEIMVRPVDTQVDDLIAEIRDRIAKHQRVLVTTLTKRMAEDLSGHLVELGIKTAYIHSEIDTLERGDILRDLRMGVYDVLVGINLLREGLDLPEVSLVAILDADKEGFLRSESSLIQTIGRAARHVEGKVIMYADTVTDSMKRAIDETDRRREIQSSYNLKHGITPRGVDKAIDEGLRAIIPQKDEDKKDKINLNKIPKDEYASLVKDLEGQMKLASANLEFERAAELRDLIAEIKGKM; this is encoded by the coding sequence GTGAGTAAATTTCGTCTCTCTTCAAAATACCAACCAACCGGCGATCAGCCGACGGCGATCGCTAGACTGGTTGATGGTCTAGAAAAAGGCGTAAAAGAGCAAACCTTACTTGGCGTAACTGGTTCTGGCAAGACCTTTACGATGGCAAATATTATCGCTAAGCGTAATACACCTACGCTAGTTTTGGCCCACAATAAAACGCTCGCGGCTCAGCTTTTTTCGGAGTTCAAGAGTTTTTTCCCTGATAACGAGGTCCACTATTTTGTGAGTTACTTTGATTACTATCAACCAGAAGCTTACATCGCCTCGAGTGACACTTATATTGAAAAAGATTCGGCAATTAACGAAGAGATTGATCGCCTACGTCACGCCGCTACGTCGGCGCTATTATCACGCCGGGACGTCATTATCGTTGCCAGTGTATCGTGTATTTATGGTATTGGTTCGCCAGATGATTATGCTGAGATGTCAATTGTAGTACGACGCGGCGAGCGACGAGTTCAGGATAAATTTATCAGGCAACTGACTGATATTCAGTATTCGCGAAATGATATTGATTTTCATCGTGGGACTTTTCGAGTGCGCGGTGATGTTGTTGACGTGTTTCCGGCGGGGAGTGATTTAGCGTATCGTATCGAGTTTTTTGGTGATGTTGTCGACCGTATCACACAGATTGATCCACTAACAGGTGAGATTCTTGACGAGCCAGCTAGCTGTAGTATTTTCCCATCGAGTCACTATGTTACACCAAAAGAAAAGGTCAAGCGTGCGATCGAAAATATTCGCTTGGAGTATGAATCGCGTCTAGCTTGGTTTGAGAAACATGATAAGTACCTCGAGGCGCAACGTCTTGCCCAACGCACGAAGTATGACCTAGAAATGCTAGAAGAAACCGGTTTTGTCAAAGGTATCGAAAACTATTCTCGGTATCTAACGAACCGTGAGCCAGGCGAACAGCCAGCTACGCTACTTGATTATTTTCCAGATGATTTTTTGTTACTTGTTGATGAGTCGCACGTGACAATCCCTCAGGTTCGCGGTATGTACAATGGTGATCGAGCGCGCAAGGAAGTACTGGTGGAATATGGTTTTCGACTACCGAGCGCGCTTGACAACCGTCCACTCCGGTTTGATGAATTTGAACGTCATATAAATCAAGTAATTTATGTTTCCGCAACCCCAGGACAATATGAGCTAGATCACAGCCCAGAACCTATTCAGCAGATTATCCGCCCTACTGGACTGCTTGATCCAGAGATTATGGTGCGTCCAGTTGATACGCAGGTAGATGATTTAATCGCCGAAATTCGTGACCGTATCGCGAAACATCAGCGTGTACTTGTGACAACGCTAACCAAACGTATGGCCGAAGATCTGTCGGGACATCTAGTCGAGCTAGGTATCAAGACTGCTTATATCCATAGCGAGATCGACACGCTAGAACGAGGTGATATCTTGCGTGATCTTCGCATGGGTGTTTACGACGTTCTGGTCGGGATCAATTTGTTGCGCGAAGGGCTTGACCTGCCTGAAGTCTCGCTGGTGGCGATTCTTGATGCAGACAAGGAAGGGTTTTTGCGATCAGAAAGCTCGTTGATCCAAACGATCGGTCGTGCAGCGCGTCATGTTGAAGGCAAAGTGATTATGTATGCCGATACGGTTACCGATAGTATGAAACGGGCAATTGACGAGACTGATCGACGACGCGAGATCCAGTCTAGCTATAATCTTAAGCACGGAATAACTCCCCGAGGCGTTGACAAGGCAATAGACGAGGGGCTAAGGGCAATTATTCCACAAAAAGATGAAGATAAAAAAGACAAGATCAATCTCAACAAAATTCCGAAAGATGAATACGCTAGCCTAGTAAAAGACCTCGAGGGCCAGATGAAGCTGGCTAGCGCAAACTTAGAATTTGAGCGGGCGGCTGAGCTTCGGGATTTGATAGCCGAGATAAAAGGTAAAATGTAG
- a CDS encoding class II fructose-bisphosphate aldolase: MGLTISQIRDRTLRARHLMQRSRQQGFAVGAFNIDNQETLIAVSRAAQKLNAPVLVEVSQGEVDALGLENIRDMVDNYRDEYGIEIYINLDHSPTVEACKRAIDVGFEFIHIDISQANHDASEEEIIAKTKEVVEYAKFTGALVESEPHYFAGGSNVHDEDIDYEEIRKTFSTPEGARAFVEATGIDTFAAAIGNLHGKYNVPKELDLELLARIRSAIDCQISLHGGSGTPLHYFEDASKAGVSKININTDMRVVFRETLEKVLKENPKEYAVVKLMPQVYGAVQQVVEEKIAAFGSAGKAVR, translated from the coding sequence ATGGGTCTAACAATTAGCCAAATTCGTGATAGAACATTGAGGGCGCGGCACCTGATGCAGCGCAGTCGCCAGCAGGGGTTTGCGGTCGGTGCATTTAATATTGACAACCAAGAGACCCTGATTGCGGTTTCTCGAGCAGCTCAGAAGCTGAATGCGCCAGTTCTCGTTGAGGTGAGTCAGGGTGAGGTTGATGCTTTGGGGCTTGAGAATATTCGCGACATGGTCGACAACTATCGTGATGAATATGGTATCGAGATATATATCAATCTTGACCACAGTCCAACGGTTGAAGCGTGCAAGCGAGCGATTGACGTGGGTTTTGAATTTATCCATATTGATATTTCGCAGGCGAACCATGACGCAAGTGAGGAGGAGATTATCGCCAAGACCAAAGAGGTTGTCGAGTATGCGAAGTTTACAGGTGCGCTTGTGGAGAGTGAGCCGCACTACTTTGCGGGCGGTAGTAATGTTCACGATGAAGATATAGACTACGAGGAAATTCGTAAGACATTTAGCACTCCAGAGGGGGCGCGAGCGTTTGTAGAGGCGACGGGTATCGACACATTCGCAGCTGCGATAGGTAATCTCCACGGAAAATACAACGTTCCGAAAGAATTAGATCTAGAGCTTTTGGCGCGAATTCGATCAGCAATCGATTGCCAGATTTCGCTTCATGGCGGGTCAGGTACGCCGTTGCATTATTTTGAGGATGCCTCTAAGGCTGGCGTGAGCAAGATAAATATCAATACAGACATGCGTGTTGTCTTCCGCGAAACACTTGAAAAAGTTCTCAAGGAAAATCCTAAGGAGTATGCGGTTGTTAAGTTGATGCCACAAGTTTACGGGGCGGTTCAGCAGGTTGTTGAAGAGAAAATCGCTGCGTTTGGTAGCGCCGGAAAGGCAGTTAGGTAG